One Hyla sarda isolate aHylSar1 chromosome 11, aHylSar1.hap1, whole genome shotgun sequence genomic window carries:
- the LOC130295585 gene encoding fibrinogen-like protein 1: MGTYDTRCVRMKTRNLLRCLLLVLCQRITLSQEEQQAEGFDCFDIWTKNNLSDSGIYTVKPKGADVAFKVFCEMTKEGGWTLIQKHNGDDGLSFNKMWDDYENGFGQLGGEHWLGLRYIYALTQQTDRPSKLRISIGDFNGQEAFAEYSPFSVGNAQQFYRLSAGIYSGTAGDAFFGNSENELFNQHTSFFSTVDKPNDNCNPTCLFGGLMYISCSHIYQAGWWFNSCGEANLNGRWRQPPRHRYQASSVSWPTWRPNESLKFSKMYLIHN, from the exons atggggacttacgacacaag GTGTGTGAGAATGAAGACGAGGAACCTGCTGCGGTGTTTGCTCCTAGTTCTGTGTCAACGAATCACACTG AGTCAGGAAGAGCAACAGGCTGAGG GATTTGACTGTTTTGACATCTGGACAAAAAACAATCTGTCGGATAGTGGAATCTACACGGTTAAACCTAAAGGAGCCGATGTTGCTTTTAAG GTGTTCTGTGAAATGACAAAAGAAGGAGGTTGGACTCTTATACAGAAACACAACGGAGATGACGGATTGTCATTTAATAAAATGTGGGATGACTATGAGAATGGATTTGGACAGCTTGGAG GTGAACACTGGCTTGGACTCCGATACATTTATGCCCTGACACAGCAGACGGACAGACCTTCCAAACTGCGCATAAGCATTGGAGACTTTAATGGTCAGGAAGCCTTCGCGGAATACAGTCCCTTTAGTGTTGGAAATGCCCAACAGTTCTATAGATTGTCAGCAGGAATATACTCGGGTACAGCAG GAGACGCCTTTTTTGGAAATTCTGAAAATGAACTTTTCAACCAGCACACAAGCTTTTTCAGCACCGTTGATAAACCCAATGACAATTGTAACCCGACTTGTCTTTTTGGTGGCCTGATGTATATAAGCTGCAGTCACATTTATCAGGCTGGTTGGTGGTTTAACTCCTGTGGAGAAGCCAATCTGAATGGGCGTTGGCGACAACCACCAAGACATAGGTATCAAGCTTCATCTGTTTCTTGGCCAACATGGAGACCAAATGAGTCCTTGAAGTTTAGCAAAATGTATCTGATTCACAATTAG